One stretch of Roseimicrobium sp. ORNL1 DNA includes these proteins:
- a CDS encoding serine protease yields the protein MNALPPLASVLGTLLMCSSLHSQAPEVPIYPETRNPKSQMVITDEANRLKVRGELVPMEKIVEQMSRTTCELDLPKPRTQKLEGRELWNAARRAHLRVGWHYLCKKCNNWHLNLAGGYAITNDAVVTCGHVLENENIREGYLIVADEDDQVIPVVEVLAANRATDTAIIRVKGATLSPLSFTSDVMPGDRVYCFSEPKGRRGYFSEGIVNRFTRHPFRSNMRVAAPDTPAPTQKPAPTKGTPPPPPEPVSANPENDPVWIQVSTSWAPGSSGSAVLDAHGNAIGHVSQIQTVYQDPSKPGTQTPGTLMVLHDAIAASNVLKLIKSKTRSE from the coding sequence ATGAACGCTCTTCCTCCTCTTGCCTCTGTCCTGGGCACATTGCTGATGTGCAGTTCCCTGCACAGTCAGGCTCCCGAGGTGCCCATCTATCCGGAAACACGCAATCCCAAGTCCCAGATGGTGATCACCGATGAGGCAAATCGCCTCAAGGTGCGCGGCGAACTCGTCCCCATGGAGAAAATCGTGGAACAGATGAGCCGCACCACCTGCGAGCTCGATCTGCCCAAGCCACGCACCCAGAAGCTGGAGGGCCGTGAATTGTGGAATGCCGCGCGACGTGCCCACCTCCGCGTGGGCTGGCACTACCTCTGCAAGAAGTGCAACAACTGGCATCTCAATCTCGCGGGCGGCTACGCCATCACCAACGATGCCGTGGTGACCTGCGGTCACGTACTGGAGAATGAAAATATCCGGGAGGGTTACCTCATCGTCGCAGATGAAGACGACCAGGTGATCCCGGTGGTGGAAGTGCTGGCGGCTAACCGGGCCACGGACACGGCCATCATCCGAGTCAAAGGCGCCACGCTCAGTCCCCTTTCCTTCACCTCCGATGTGATGCCGGGTGACAGGGTCTACTGTTTCAGCGAACCCAAAGGGAGACGCGGCTACTTCAGTGAGGGCATCGTTAATCGATTCACCAGGCATCCCTTCCGCAGCAACATGCGCGTCGCAGCACCGGACACACCTGCACCAACACAAAAGCCGGCCCCCACCAAGGGCACGCCACCACCGCCTCCCGAACCTGTCAGTGCCAATCCCGAGAATGATCCGGTTTGGATTCAGGTGAGCACCTCATGGGCTCCTGGCTCAAGCGGCTCTGCCGTGCTGGATGCCCACGGCAATGCCATCGGTCACGTTTCCCAGATCCAGACGGTGTATCAGGATCCCTCCAAGCCCGGCACCCAGACACCCGGCACCCTCATGGTGCTCCATGACGCCATCGCCGCCAGCAATGTACTGAAGCTCATCAAGAGCAAGACCCGCTCCGAATAA
- the pdxH gene encoding pyridoxamine 5'-phosphate oxidase produces MSVLYPSSSPAGKPNLADLRLSYEKGALDEATLPGDPMELFRLWMDDALAAQVLEANAMTLATVSADGQPSSRTVLLKGYDERGFSFFTNYHSRKGRELEGNPKAALTIFWKERERQVCIRGAVTKLSREESDAYFQSRPYGSQIGAWVSEQSEVIPNREWLEVRDQELKAQYAEGKVPIPPHWGGFVVAPHEVEFWQGRPSRLHDRMLYRRVGAASWERVRQSP; encoded by the coding sequence ATGTCTGTTCTCTATCCCTCGTCCTCGCCCGCTGGCAAACCGAATCTCGCCGACCTGCGGCTGAGCTACGAGAAAGGCGCCCTCGACGAGGCCACGCTCCCCGGCGACCCCATGGAGCTCTTCCGTCTCTGGATGGACGATGCCCTGGCTGCCCAGGTGCTGGAGGCCAATGCGATGACGCTTGCTACCGTATCGGCGGATGGCCAGCCCTCTTCCCGCACCGTCCTGCTGAAGGGCTACGACGAGCGCGGCTTCTCCTTCTTCACCAACTACCACAGCCGGAAAGGCCGCGAGTTGGAAGGCAATCCCAAGGCCGCCCTCACCATCTTCTGGAAGGAGCGCGAGCGGCAGGTGTGCATCCGCGGGGCCGTCACCAAGCTCAGCCGGGAGGAAAGCGATGCCTATTTTCAGAGCCGCCCCTATGGCAGTCAGATTGGCGCCTGGGTCAGCGAACAGAGCGAGGTCATTCCCAATCGTGAATGGCTGGAAGTCCGCGACCAGGAGCTGAAGGCACAATACGCCGAAGGCAAAGTGCCCATCCCGCCCCACTGGGGAGGCTTCGTCGTAGCGCCTCATGAGGTCGAATTCTGGCAGGGCCGCCCCAGCCGTCTCCATGACCGCATGCTCTACCGCCGCGTGGGTGCTGCCTCATGGGAGCGGGTGCGCCAAAGCCCGTGA
- the hpt gene encoding hypoxanthine phosphoribosyltransferase, with product MSANVAGVLSSVERILLDEVVIRQRVSELAGRIRNDFAGRELTVVALMDGAIFFVADLLRDVTLPVRLHTLSVSSYHGGTSSSGRLEVARTLPFDLRGRDVLLIDDILDTGLTLGTVQERILTECQPLSLRTAVLISKDRPRVREVVADYIGFEIEDEFVVGYGMDYQGHYRNLPCIGILNPANLPVS from the coding sequence ATGAGCGCAAATGTTGCAGGTGTTCTTTCCAGCGTGGAGCGCATTCTCCTGGACGAGGTGGTCATCCGGCAGCGGGTGAGCGAGCTGGCTGGGCGCATCCGGAATGACTTTGCGGGCCGTGAGCTGACCGTGGTCGCGCTCATGGACGGCGCGATTTTCTTCGTGGCGGATTTGCTGCGGGATGTGACGCTGCCAGTGCGGCTGCACACGCTCTCGGTGAGCAGCTATCATGGCGGCACAAGTTCCAGCGGTCGCCTGGAAGTGGCGCGCACGTTGCCCTTTGACCTGCGGGGGAGGGATGTCCTGCTCATCGATGACATTCTCGACACCGGCCTCACGCTGGGCACGGTGCAGGAGCGCATTCTTACGGAGTGCCAGCCTCTGAGCCTGCGCACGGCGGTGCTCATCAGCAAGGACCGACCCCGCGTGCGCGAGGTGGTGGCGGACTACATCGGTTTTGAAATCGAGGATGAGTTTGTGGTGGGGTATGGCATGGACTACCAGGGCCACTACCGGAATCTGCCCTGCATCGGCATCCTGAATCCGGCGAATCTTCCTGTGTCATGA
- a CDS encoding MoaD/ThiS family protein: MTVRVLFFSVLRDVAGADEVPVKLQSGATVADLLGELFTRWPKLQEWDKSLLIAVDQYYAKRDGALHENAEIAIMPPVQGG, from the coding sequence ATGACGGTACGAGTTCTTTTCTTCTCTGTGTTGCGGGATGTGGCGGGCGCCGATGAGGTGCCGGTGAAACTCCAGTCCGGCGCGACCGTGGCGGACCTGCTGGGGGAACTCTTCACCCGCTGGCCGAAGCTTCAGGAGTGGGACAAGAGCCTCCTCATTGCCGTGGACCAGTACTATGCGAAACGCGACGGCGCCCTGCATGAGAATGCCGAAATCGCCATCATGCCGCCGGTGCAGGGAGGCTAG
- a CDS encoding GNAT family N-acetyltransferase, translated as MSAPEPCPYLPMTGRMLTSDSIHALGADRSEAFYYTAMEYAQVLWLAGFPAKAILLVNRALSCWLPHVSYQAAVTHQPPFDGVGPCPAAPYHAKAWFLHHRPEGLFIGNPRRHYQHLATRMVEPHKELRSWRAWACWYLAKESLSEHEFPDDAKQVREEGIIKPTRGQIVDHLSRLSPTDDLDAWRDALTLVHRWAGKTVAAPAEVRFEPVGEEALPTIQRLAHEIWHQVYPTIISMEQITYMLDLMYNLESLKREVRERQVHYAMMIHDGEAAGYLAWENKPGGDITYLHKVYLKPALHGHGVGAKALAWVSERAREVGMRRLRLTVNRNNSAAIRAYRRAGFEFEGEVCTDIGGGFVMDDYVMVKVI; from the coding sequence ATGAGTGCCCCGGAGCCCTGCCCCTACCTGCCCATGACCGGGCGGATGCTGACCTCGGATAGCATCCACGCCCTGGGTGCGGATCGCAGTGAAGCGTTTTACTACACGGCCATGGAGTATGCCCAGGTGCTGTGGCTGGCGGGGTTTCCTGCGAAGGCGATCCTGCTGGTGAACCGCGCGCTCTCCTGCTGGCTGCCCCATGTTTCGTATCAAGCGGCCGTGACGCACCAGCCGCCGTTCGATGGCGTGGGTCCGTGTCCGGCGGCGCCGTATCATGCGAAGGCGTGGTTCCTGCACCATCGACCTGAGGGCCTGTTCATCGGGAATCCGCGCCGGCACTACCAGCACCTCGCCACGCGCATGGTGGAGCCGCACAAGGAATTGCGAAGCTGGCGTGCCTGGGCGTGTTGGTATCTGGCGAAGGAGTCGCTCTCCGAGCATGAATTCCCGGATGATGCCAAGCAGGTGCGGGAAGAGGGCATCATCAAGCCGACGCGTGGGCAGATTGTGGACCACCTTTCGCGGTTGAGTCCCACGGATGATCTCGATGCCTGGCGTGATGCGCTGACCTTGGTGCATCGCTGGGCGGGCAAGACGGTTGCGGCGCCGGCAGAGGTTCGCTTCGAGCCGGTGGGGGAGGAGGCACTGCCCACCATCCAGCGGCTCGCGCATGAAATCTGGCATCAGGTGTATCCCACCATCATTAGCATGGAGCAGATCACATACATGCTGGACCTCATGTACAACCTGGAATCGTTGAAGCGCGAGGTGCGCGAGCGGCAGGTGCACTACGCCATGATGATTCATGATGGCGAGGCCGCGGGCTATCTCGCATGGGAGAACAAGCCCGGAGGTGACATCACGTACCTGCACAAGGTCTATCTGAAGCCCGCCCTGCACGGCCATGGCGTTGGTGCGAAGGCACTCGCATGGGTCTCAGAGCGTGCGCGTGAGGTCGGCATGCGACGGCTCCGGCTCACGGTGAATAGGAACAACAGTGCTGCAATTCGCGCCTACCGCCGTGCGGGTTTTGAATTTGAGGGGGAGGTTTGCACGGATATCGGCGGCGGGTTTGTGATGGATGATTATGTGATGGTGAAGGTGATTTGA
- a CDS encoding PEP-CTERM sorting domain-containing protein (PEP-CTERM proteins occur, often in large numbers, in the proteomes of bacteria that also encode an exosortase, a predicted intramembrane cysteine proteinase. The presence of a PEP-CTERM domain at a protein's C-terminus predicts cleavage within the sorting domain, followed by covalent anchoring to some some component of the (usually Gram-negative) cell surface. Many PEP-CTERM proteins exhibit an unusual sequence composition that includes large numbers of potential glycosylation sites. Expression of one such protein has been shown restore the ability of a bacterium to form floc, a type of biofilm.), with protein MSRPRSLFLASLLLTLGIGIQNAAFAAEVGGTYSANATLANGDTWTTGTTINSGVTVTIPDLATVTYNATANQNHGGAGTLKINQGGTLLFDTKTATDNFVVTGTLSVVNDGTVQFDAGTDLQLSTNGSSFTNNGLILKSQGTDAASNDPAYIYPISQTVGGKFTNNGNITVQAGHLNIAGSQAAGKAASSTGGTFTTSGTGVLSFSGGWSLLRGTSNMSAGGSVELSDEDPAATTGTFFVAMAATTILDMQGDGLIWRDGKLRPNGNVINNQGLLRLQGVGATLSGTSGSFLNSMYGTFRLESGDLTVTTVTLRNEGAMTLSAATAATVVTLSGTGLLENATTGTITLNTGILTTSLAISNDSTMTNAGATLNTNGSFTNSGTFNQTSGTWNLTAAATNTGTGTLNLKGTTVTITGTTLTNNGVAAFIAQDGNVTLQGTGTFLNNGTFNHNYGGSNDNLVLGGTMTFQNQGTFEFWDRGDLQFVASGKFVNNGLLQKTIAGADPSFVYGEAGFVANAGSQVLSRSGTLRMASGGTSNAAALWTANGGNLDIAGTWTGTIAGSSGTASTTRVRITDSGNASVASDLTVGSGGLTLNISGGGVYWDKKDILTGGNTLSNAGLFNIIDTLAGDVKTLRGGGELFNTGTLKLLSGTVTLADNSVLRNQGSISIELGGTGTGGFTGVGTLNNDTGGTLTHVTGNLTFTGADVHLLNKGTYDWISGTITLNTGATWENQGTVIINATSAHNFAGDGTGTLKNAATGTVNWSSAGALNINAGVTFSNDGTVNWNANGVFNIATSATFDNNGTVNWGSSGFLSIASGGTFRNDGVLNLTGNANRSLSGAGTFENNGTFNFAASGANDNLESLTAGGKFTNNGTFNFVGIPDYRIISGYTFTNLGTVNVTATSNSTDAAQFFSNLADGNGAIFDNQGTVEVNGGLFRVTTNVNGSTQFANVALTQNDGAGTLTGGTWVANSTVNANTTFAKIDLAPFGVSSGITTIGQNAVVDLIGSGAELTQLASLTTVAGKFYVSSGKNFNATGSSFTVTSTGTVGGNGTFSDAVVINGSVTPGSGRGTQTGKLTFNAGITFNAGSSITMQLASPTGTVPQDGSVTLSNISSYINGLADLDPTTEHDAIDANGTLTLNPGMTISVVSTGMTFTYGQYFDLFDWTALVGITTQAEVDAIFDLPTLAEGHEWKTDLFLTKGIVYVVPEPSRAVLLLGGMMMLVMRRRRK; from the coding sequence ATGAGCCGCCCCCGCTCTCTTTTCCTCGCCTCCCTTCTTCTCACCCTTGGAATCGGAATCCAGAATGCCGCCTTCGCTGCCGAAGTCGGAGGGACCTATTCCGCGAACGCGACACTCGCGAACGGTGACACCTGGACCACTGGCACGACCATCAACAGCGGTGTGACGGTGACCATTCCCGACCTGGCCACAGTCACATACAACGCCACGGCCAACCAGAACCACGGCGGCGCAGGCACCTTGAAGATCAACCAGGGCGGCACGCTCCTGTTCGACACCAAGACCGCTACGGACAACTTCGTCGTCACCGGAACCCTCTCCGTGGTGAATGACGGCACCGTCCAGTTCGACGCCGGCACAGACCTCCAGCTCTCCACCAACGGCTCCTCCTTCACCAACAACGGGCTTATCCTGAAATCACAGGGTACAGACGCAGCCTCCAACGACCCGGCCTACATCTATCCGATAAGCCAGACCGTGGGTGGGAAGTTCACCAACAACGGCAACATCACCGTGCAGGCGGGCCACTTGAATATCGCAGGCTCTCAAGCGGCTGGAAAAGCGGCCAGCTCCACCGGCGGCACCTTCACCACCTCCGGCACGGGAGTGCTCTCCTTCTCCGGCGGCTGGTCACTCCTGCGCGGCACTTCTAACATGAGCGCGGGTGGCTCGGTGGAACTCAGCGATGAGGACCCGGCCGCCACCACCGGCACGTTCTTCGTGGCCATGGCCGCCACCACCATCCTGGATATGCAGGGCGATGGCCTCATCTGGAGAGACGGCAAGCTCAGGCCTAATGGCAACGTCATTAATAACCAGGGCCTCCTCCGGCTGCAAGGCGTCGGTGCGACTCTCTCCGGCACCTCCGGTTCATTCCTGAATTCCATGTATGGGACCTTCCGCTTGGAATCCGGCGACCTCACCGTCACCACCGTGACCCTGCGGAACGAGGGAGCCATGACCCTCAGCGCCGCCACTGCGGCCACCGTCGTGACCCTGAGCGGCACTGGCCTGCTGGAAAACGCCACCACAGGCACCATCACGCTGAATACCGGCATACTCACCACCAGCCTTGCTATCAGCAATGACAGCACCATGACCAACGCAGGCGCCACGCTGAACACGAACGGCAGCTTCACGAACTCCGGCACATTCAACCAGACCTCAGGCACCTGGAACCTCACCGCTGCGGCCACCAACACCGGCACCGGCACGCTGAATCTCAAAGGCACCACCGTCACCATCACCGGCACCACACTCACGAACAATGGCGTGGCGGCCTTCATCGCGCAGGATGGTAACGTGACTCTCCAGGGCACCGGCACCTTCCTAAACAACGGTACCTTCAACCACAACTACGGCGGCAGTAACGACAACCTCGTACTCGGCGGCACCATGACCTTCCAGAATCAAGGTACCTTCGAATTCTGGGACCGTGGCGACCTCCAATTCGTTGCCAGCGGCAAGTTCGTGAACAACGGCCTGCTTCAGAAAACCATCGCCGGGGCCGACCCGAGCTTTGTCTACGGAGAAGCCGGATTCGTCGCGAATGCAGGCAGCCAGGTCCTCTCCAGGTCAGGCACCCTTCGCATGGCTTCCGGTGGCACCAGCAACGCCGCCGCCCTGTGGACAGCGAATGGCGGAAACCTCGACATCGCGGGCACGTGGACGGGAACCATTGCGGGCAGTTCCGGCACCGCCAGCACCACCCGCGTGCGCATCACCGACAGCGGCAACGCCAGCGTGGCCAGCGACCTGACCGTGGGCTCTGGTGGACTGACTCTGAACATCTCCGGCGGCGGCGTGTATTGGGACAAGAAGGACATCCTCACCGGCGGGAATACGCTCTCGAATGCAGGTCTCTTCAACATCATCGACACACTCGCCGGTGACGTCAAAACGTTGCGCGGCGGTGGCGAACTGTTCAACACCGGCACACTGAAACTGCTCAGCGGCACCGTGACCCTGGCGGACAACAGTGTCCTGCGCAATCAGGGCTCCATCAGTATCGAACTCGGAGGCACTGGCACCGGAGGATTCACCGGCGTTGGCACCCTGAACAATGACACCGGCGGGACCCTCACTCATGTGACCGGGAATCTCACCTTCACCGGTGCCGATGTACACCTGCTCAACAAGGGCACCTATGACTGGATCTCGGGCACCATCACGCTCAACACCGGCGCTACATGGGAGAACCAGGGCACCGTGATTATCAATGCCACCAGCGCCCACAACTTCGCGGGTGACGGAACAGGCACCCTCAAAAACGCTGCCACCGGAACCGTGAACTGGAGCTCTGCCGGCGCCCTCAATATCAATGCCGGCGTGACCTTCAGCAATGACGGGACCGTAAATTGGAACGCCAACGGCGTTTTCAACATCGCCACCAGCGCGACCTTCGACAATAACGGCACCGTGAACTGGGGCTCCAGCGGCTTTCTCAGCATCGCCAGCGGCGGAACCTTCCGCAATGACGGCGTCTTGAATCTCACCGGCAATGCCAACCGTTCGCTCAGCGGAGCTGGCACGTTCGAAAACAATGGCACCTTCAACTTCGCCGCCTCGGGTGCGAATGACAACCTGGAATCCCTCACGGCGGGAGGCAAGTTCACGAACAACGGCACCTTCAACTTCGTGGGCATCCCGGATTACCGTATCATCTCCGGATACACCTTCACGAATCTCGGCACGGTGAATGTCACCGCGACGAGCAACAGCACTGATGCCGCCCAGTTCTTCTCGAACCTGGCGGATGGCAATGGAGCCATCTTCGACAACCAGGGCACCGTGGAGGTGAATGGCGGTCTCTTCCGTGTGACCACCAACGTCAACGGCTCCACTCAATTCGCCAACGTCGCCCTCACCCAAAACGACGGCGCAGGTACACTCACCGGCGGCACCTGGGTGGCAAACAGCACCGTGAATGCGAACACGACATTCGCCAAGATCGACCTGGCTCCCTTCGGCGTGAGCAGTGGCATCACCACCATTGGTCAAAATGCCGTGGTGGATTTGATTGGCTCCGGCGCTGAGCTCACCCAGCTTGCTTCGCTGACTACGGTAGCCGGCAAATTCTACGTGAGCAGCGGGAAGAACTTCAATGCCACGGGTTCGAGCTTCACCGTCACCTCCACGGGCACGGTGGGTGGCAATGGCACCTTCAGCGATGCTGTCGTCATCAACGGCTCCGTCACTCCCGGTTCCGGGCGCGGTACGCAAACCGGCAAGCTGACCTTTAATGCCGGCATCACCTTCAACGCCGGGTCGTCCATCACGATGCAACTGGCATCGCCCACCGGCACCGTGCCGCAAGACGGCAGCGTCACCCTCTCCAACATCAGCAGCTACATTAATGGGCTGGCGGACCTGGACCCCACCACCGAGCATGATGCCATCGATGCGAACGGCACGCTGACGCTCAATCCCGGCATGACCATCTCCGTGGTCTCCACGGGAATGACCTTTACCTATGGACAGTATTTCGACCTGTTTGATTGGACTGCCCTCGTCGGCATCACCACCCAAGCAGAAGTGGATGCCATCTTCGATCTCCCCACCCTCGCCGAAGGCCACGAGTGGAAGACCGACCTCTTCCTCACCAAGGGCATCGTGTACGTCGTTCCCGAACCGTCACGCGCCGTGCTCCTGCTCGGCGGCATGATGATGCTGGTGATGAGAAGACGGAGGAAATAA
- the glmS gene encoding glutamine--fructose-6-phosphate transaminase (isomerizing), with protein sequence MCGIVGYIGKRQASPILLDGLRRLEYRGYDSAGMALQNGGHLDVLRRAGRIENLRQLVAEKSPTSLAGISHTRWATHGAPTDDNAHPHCDQSGKLAIVHNGVIENYQSLKDFLTNDGHTFASETDTEVLAHLIGYYYDKGNGDAPVKKLVSAIQQALIKVKGTYGIAVIHTDCPEYIVGARLGSPLVVGLGQEEHFLASDVSAIIAHTKEVIYLNDYDVVTITRNGFDVQSLEGGVAKVKVSTVDFTEDEAEKGDFPHFMLKEIYEQPQSLRNAIRGRLSRDEATAVLGGLQMTPQQLRQIDRIILSACGTACHAGMVGEYLIESLARIPTEVEIASEFRYRNVPTTKDTLQFVISQSGETIDTLAALREAKRKGIKCLGIVNNVASTIARESDGGIYIHAGPEIGVAATKSFTSQVAVLTLLSLLLGRIHHLSSTDGLEMIDELEAIPDKITEILKQASHIKDIAEKYAHVDGMLFMGRLINYPVALEGALKMKEISYIYASGHPSAELKHGVIALVKPELPSVFIAPHDAVFEKNISNIQEVKARKGPVIAVATEGHPNIEKVADDVIYIPRCPSILSPLLTAIPLQLLSYYVALARGCDVDKPRNLAKSVTVE encoded by the coding sequence ATGTGCGGCATTGTAGGCTACATCGGAAAACGGCAGGCCAGCCCCATCCTTCTGGATGGTTTGCGGCGTCTGGAGTATCGCGGGTATGACTCGGCGGGCATGGCGCTTCAGAATGGCGGCCACCTCGATGTGCTGAGGCGTGCGGGGCGCATCGAGAACCTGCGCCAGCTGGTGGCGGAAAAGAGCCCCACGAGCCTTGCCGGCATCAGCCACACCCGCTGGGCCACCCACGGCGCACCCACGGATGACAATGCGCACCCGCACTGTGACCAGTCGGGGAAACTTGCCATCGTGCACAATGGGGTGATTGAGAACTACCAGTCCCTCAAGGATTTCCTCACGAATGACGGCCACACCTTCGCCTCGGAAACGGACACCGAGGTGCTGGCCCACCTGATTGGCTACTACTACGACAAGGGCAATGGCGACGCTCCGGTGAAGAAGCTGGTGAGCGCCATCCAGCAAGCCCTCATCAAGGTGAAAGGCACGTACGGCATCGCGGTGATTCACACCGATTGCCCGGAGTACATTGTGGGAGCCCGACTCGGCAGCCCGCTGGTGGTCGGCCTGGGCCAGGAGGAGCACTTCCTCGCCAGCGACGTCTCCGCCATCATCGCCCACACAAAGGAAGTCATCTATCTGAACGACTACGACGTCGTCACCATCACGCGCAATGGCTTCGATGTGCAGTCGCTGGAAGGTGGCGTGGCCAAGGTGAAGGTGAGCACCGTGGACTTCACCGAGGACGAGGCGGAGAAGGGCGACTTCCCGCACTTCATGCTCAAGGAAATCTATGAGCAGCCGCAGTCCCTCCGGAATGCCATTCGCGGCCGTCTCTCACGGGATGAGGCCACGGCCGTGCTGGGTGGTTTGCAGATGACTCCGCAGCAGCTGCGCCAGATTGACCGCATCATCCTGAGCGCGTGCGGCACCGCCTGCCACGCAGGCATGGTCGGCGAGTACCTCATTGAATCCCTCGCGCGCATCCCCACCGAGGTGGAAATCGCGAGTGAATTCCGCTACCGCAACGTGCCCACCACGAAGGACACACTGCAGTTCGTCATCAGCCAGAGCGGTGAGACGATTGATACCCTCGCCGCCCTTCGTGAAGCCAAGCGCAAGGGCATCAAGTGCCTCGGCATCGTGAACAACGTGGCGAGCACCATCGCCCGCGAATCGGATGGCGGCATCTACATCCACGCCGGTCCGGAAATCGGTGTGGCCGCGACGAAGAGCTTCACCTCCCAGGTGGCCGTGCTCACCCTGCTGAGCCTGCTGCTGGGCCGCATCCACCACCTGAGCAGCACGGATGGCCTGGAGATGATCGACGAGCTCGAAGCCATCCCGGACAAGATTACCGAAATCCTCAAGCAGGCCTCCCACATCAAGGACATCGCGGAGAAGTACGCGCATGTGGACGGCATGCTTTTCATGGGCCGCCTCATCAACTACCCAGTCGCGCTCGAGGGCGCGCTGAAGATGAAGGAAATCAGCTACATCTACGCCAGCGGTCACCCCAGCGCCGAGCTGAAGCATGGCGTCATCGCCCTGGTGAAGCCGGAGCTGCCGAGCGTATTCATTGCACCTCACGATGCGGTGTTCGAGAAGAACATCAGCAACATCCAGGAGGTGAAGGCACGCAAGGGTCCCGTCATTGCCGTGGCCACGGAAGGCCACCCGAACATCGAAAAGGTGGCGGATGACGTGATCTACATCCCGCGCTGCCCGTCCATTCTCAGCCCCCTCCTGACAGCAATCCCGCTCCAGTTGCTGTCCTACTACGTGGCCCTCGCCAGAGGTTGCGACGTGGACAAGCCGCGCAATCTCGCGAAGAGCGTGACGGTGGAATGA
- a CDS encoding iron-containing redox enzyme family protein, with translation MPSARMIAAVESSLSRHPVHLGAYFAGLSSGTLTREQFICSQRQFYFAVRFFSRPMAALMARLPDSASRQSLMHNLAEEHGYVETRGDFRPSMAHDHTFLAFLKSLGEDAGDMRGESEGPAVMAFNFALMGVCSSGEVETAFACLGIIEYTFADLSAIIGSSVVESGWVPRDRLVHYALHAEIDKEHAAGFFRMVEPAWNAGGMARRRVEQGLVLGLHIFHQLYEDLALLHRGKA, from the coding sequence ATGCCTTCAGCACGTATGATTGCCGCAGTAGAATCGTCCCTGTCGCGTCACCCGGTGCATCTGGGTGCCTATTTTGCCGGACTTTCCTCCGGCACCCTCACGCGGGAGCAATTCATTTGCTCCCAACGGCAGTTCTATTTTGCCGTCCGCTTCTTTTCACGCCCCATGGCGGCTCTCATGGCCCGCCTGCCGGACTCTGCCTCCCGGCAATCCCTGATGCACAATCTGGCGGAGGAGCACGGCTATGTGGAGACACGAGGGGACTTCCGGCCCTCCATGGCGCATGATCATACCTTCCTCGCCTTTCTGAAATCACTCGGGGAGGACGCTGGTGACATGCGGGGCGAGAGCGAAGGACCTGCCGTGATGGCCTTCAACTTCGCGCTCATGGGAGTCTGCAGTTCGGGAGAGGTGGAGACAGCCTTCGCCTGCCTGGGCATCATCGAGTACACCTTTGCCGATCTCTCGGCGATCATCGGCAGCTCGGTGGTGGAGTCTGGTTGGGTACCCCGGGACCGGCTCGTGCATTACGCACTGCATGCGGAGATCGACAAGGAACACGCCGCGGGCTTCTTTCGCATGGTGGAGCCTGCGTGGAACGCGGGCGGCATGGCACGCCGCCGGGTGGAGCAGGGACTGGTGCTGGGATTGCACATCTTCCACCAGCTGTATGAGGACCTGGCACTGCTGCATCGCGGGAAGGCATGA